TTTGTCGCTCATTTGTCTCTATGACTAATACTGGTTGCGTAGTTAGCCCTGCCGGTGCGTTGTGTTTGTGCTCATACAGTGTCTCTGTGGCCCTCTGTAGACCCGGCTGCAGAACCTGGAGATGAGGCGCCAGTCCCTGTTCAGCACAGTGCACACCTACAGTCTCTTCGTGAACCTCAAGAACTTTGTGTGTAACATCGGGGAGGATGCAGAGCTGCTTATGTCACTCTATGACCCTGACCAGTCTGAGTTCATCAGGTCAGACATCAATGCATTCAGTTCATTGCATTATAGTAAACCAGATAACATCACGGCCAAAATGGAGGCGAAAGAAAcccacacctatttaggcgaggtgctggctaacggagtagaacacctatttaggcgaggtgctggctaacggagtagaacacctgtttaggcgaggtgctggctaacggagtagaacacctgtttaggagaggtgctggctaacggagtagaacacctgtttaggagaggtgctgggtagcagagtagaacacctgtttaggcgaggtgctggctaacggagtagaacacctgtttaggcgaggtgctggctaacggagtagaacacctgatAAAGAAAAGGAGAGTCGctcactctaggagctcagatgcaataatctaataaccaacgtttcgacagaaaagctgtcttcatcagggtataatgacaaacactgcgggtcactagtttatatagtgtcaaaggacacacacaggtgtctgtaatcatggccgggtgtggcctgatatcattggttaattcacagataaacagaacatacaaaaaacatgaatagataacatacgatcatagatacaacttggctacataggcccacaaacatttacaatgaatagcaaaatcacaataatcacaagaattgcttcaaatcaaagtctacgttgagaccgaagggagcaagggtctttaaatgaaagatccaggcagcctctcgttttaacaataagttgtcgaggtcaccccctctcctagggagggtgacatgttcgatgccagatataacgtagggacgaaatcgagtggttcgcttccaaaaGGTGGGCAGCAACTGGGTATGtcgagtttttgcacctaatggtgctacgatgctCCGAGATTTGTACTTTTAATTCgcgctttgttttacccacataaataactgccttagtggagcacgtaataacacctttgtttgggggtgtttgaaggatatacatttgtaagtgccattgcattgagcgcagccattacacttgtagtttccatcTGGTAGAGGCGCAAATAGATGTTGTGCAGGGATATTTAGGGGTGGTAAATCAGAGTTTACCAATTGATCTCTGAGATTTCTGCCCCGCGAGAATACAACCAAGGGAGGGTCCGAAAATACATTACTGATACTGTCATCGGAtcttagaatgtgccaatgtttgtgaacgattcccttaatttgttcagagcactttGAATAGCGTGCAGTTAGAACGCAAGAATGCTTCTTTTTGCGAGACTGTCCTTGAAAGAGATCAGGTCTCGATTTGTTTTGAATTTTCTCAATGGCAGTATTAATCTGACCATTCTGTGGAAACGTTGGTTAATAGGTTATTCaatgattgcatctgagctcctagagtgtgcagctctccTTTTCTTTATCAAACATCACGGACAATACCATTTTCTGACACCTTAAAGAAGCTTTTATCCCATAATCATGTGTATTCCATGTCGCTTATATGCATATATTGCATAACATTATATCGCCCTTTTGATATATTTATGCATCTTGTCACCGAAAAGGGTTGTTACAGAATGGCTATagtgaggtacagtggggagaacaaggatttgatacactgccgattttgcaggttttcctacttacaaagcatgtagaggtctgtaatttttatcataggtacacttcaactgtgagagacggaatctaaaacaaaaatccagaaaatcacaatgtatgatttttaagtaattaatgtgcattttattgcatgacataagtatttgatcacctaccaaccagtaagaattccggctctcacagacctgttagtttttctttaagaagccctcctgttctccactcattacctgtattaactgcacctgtttgaactcgttacctgtataaaagacacctgtccacacactcaatcaaacagactccaacctctccacaatggccaagaccagagagctgtgtaaggacatcagggataaaattgtagacctgcacaaggctgggatgggctacaggacaataggcaagcagcttggtgagaaggcaacaactgttggcgcaattattagaaaatggaagaagttcaagatgacggtcaatcaccctcggtctggggctccatgcaagatctcacctcgtggggcatcaatgatcatgaggaaggtgagggatcagcccagaactacacggcaggacctggtcaatgacctgaagagagctggaaccacagtctcaaagaaaaccattagtaacacactacgccgtcatggattaaaatcctgcagcgcacgcaaggtccccctgctcaagccagcccatgtccaggcccgtctgatgtttgccaatgaccatctggatgatccagaggaggaatgggagaaggtcatgtggtctgatgagacaaaaatatagctttttggtctaaactccactcgccgtgtttggaggaagaagaaggatgagtacaaccccaagaacaccatcccaaccgtaaagcatggaggtggaaacatcattctttggggatgcttttctgcaaaggggaccggacgactgcaccgtattgaggggaggatggatggggccatgtattgcgagatcttggccaacaacctccttccctcagtaagagcattgaagatgggtcgtggctgggtcttccagcatgacaacgacccgaaacacacagccagggcaactaaggagtggctccgtaagaagcatctcaaggtcctggagtagcctagccagtctccagatctgaacccaatagaaaatctttggagggagctgaaagtccgtattgtccagcgacagccccgaagcctgaaggatctggagaaggtctgtatggaggagtgggccaaaatccctgctgcagtgtgtgcaaacctggtcaagacctacaggaaacgtatgatctctgtaattgcaaacaaaggtttctgtaccaaatattaagttctgcttttctgatgtatcaaatacttatgtcatgcaataaaatgcacattaattacttaaaaatcatacaatgtgattttctggatttttgttttagattccgtcgctcacagttgaagtgtacctatgataaaaattacagacctctacatgctttgtaagtaggaaaacctgctaaatcggcagtgtatcaaatacttgttctccccactgtatgtgagttGGGATTCCTGATTGTTTATGACATGTCTGCAGTGAGAACTTCCTGGTGCGCTGGGACAGCATGGGCATGCCCAAAGAGATTGAGAAACTCAACAACCTGCCTGCCCTCTTCACGGTAACAGAGATTAAACCCTCCTTTCCACTTTCTGTCTTTTTTCTCTGTTGTAAATGTAAAAACTAGTAGCCATCTGGCCTAACAGATGGACAGGCAGTGACAGTCCTTGGTTGGGGCATGCTATGCCATGCGATTTATTTCCTCAAACAGGCTCTTAATCTGAACTGCTCACATTAAGCTTTGAATAAGCAGAATTGCATAAGATATTCAATATTTTCTACCAAGCAACTTTAATTGTACTTGCATTATGTAGTCCTTATCTTTGCATTGAAattctctccttcactctggcTAGGATCTGAGCAGCAGTGACCTGATTAGGCCACGTCTGTTCCTCGTCTGTCAGATTATCAGGGTGGGCAGCATGGAGCTCAAGGAGGGCAAGAAACACACGGGAGGGTTAAGGAGACCGTTTGGTGTGGCTGGTGAGATGTCTTTTAATGCTTCACTATATTTGTTTGTGCACGTTCACACATTCAATTCAATGGAATTCAATAAATCTGAGATTAGAACACTACCCCATACTCAGAGTTTGAGTGAATGGGTACATTGAGAGCCTAAATAACAAGTTACAGTAGGAATCCCTGTCCTGGATAAAAGCCAGACACACCATAAGCACACCTGCACCTGCTTACCCTCCTGACTCATAAAACACATCCACATTGTCTGCCTCGCCAAAGAAGTCAGGGGAAATGGTTTTAACAGTCCTCTTTCTTTTGAGTGGAGGATTACATTTCTGTGTTGGATGAGAAATGGTTTCCTCAGGTGTCACAACAAATGCACTGAACCCAGCTATTATTatgagaggaagaggaatgcCTACTGAACCATCTTTTGCAACACAAAGCTCAATGTCACACAGACAGGCCTGCTGGAATCCTACCTATGCTGTTTTTGTGGCTGTCTCTTGTTCTTATTGGCACTCTGGTACATTGCAACAGGTGTATGAGGGCCCTATAACTAGTTTTCAAACACAAACAACATTGTGGTTCTGCTCTGTAGTTTACTTAATCAGAGTGAAGACCTCTGCTGTAAAATGGCTCGAGTTGGGAAATCAAATACCAAAGATCTTAAAGTGAGGCCATACTAGCAGCAGCAGTGGCAATAACTGGATAATTGAATTGATAGCAGCTTATTATATTAGCCACCTATCACCACCACATTCACAACGTCATTGTCTCTGTTCACAGTGATGGACATCACAGATATTGCCCATGGAAAAGCAGACGATGAGGAGAAGCAGCATTTCATCCCCTTTCAGCAGTAAGTGTTTTAAAATCTCCCACAGCCTCTGCTCATTTTCACCCTGTGTTAATGGTCCCCACTCCCCAGTCCATTTGAAATCAACTTGCTCTTACACCATTATAGTCAAATGAAAAATGGCTTGAACTCTGTTAGGATACAGCACTTCAAGAAATGCATTATGCTTGCTATTGCTATACCATACTGTAGATCAAGGACAAGTCTAAGTTTGTAGTGCAGTGTTAACTAAAATGCAACTGTTTACTATTCCTGCTTGGTCACATGCACTTTTATATTTTGTAGATTTTCCTCCAATATCTCAATATGCTTTTCGTAGCTCTATGATTTGTGATCAATCCACTTGTCAGTCCCACTTTTACAATctatttctccccctctcctattcCTTCCCCTTTCTCCCAGGatagctatggagacctacatccGTCAGAGGCAGCTcatcatttctcctctcctcccatcccggGTCATTGGAGAGAACGAGCCTCTCACCGCCGTCTTCAACAAAGTCATTAACACCCGGGAGGTCAACCACAAGGGCCAGGGTAAAGAGACACTCTCACGGACATTCTGTGGCAACAACTCACCAGGTTGCCCAAAAtatagtagagtagaacagaatctaaaataaaaaaggAATATAACTCAGAAGGGGCTTTTGAAATGTGGGTCTCGGTTCTAAATAGGAGCATTACAGGTTGTGTGTATCAATTCCGAACATTCTGTTAGTGCCTCTGTCTTACTAACCTTCTCTTCATTGACGGGCCCTGTTGGGTTCTCAGGACTGTTTGTGACCCTGAAGCTGCTTCCTGGTGACCTGTCCCAGGTCAGGAAGGACTACCCTCACTTTGTGGATCGCACCACCGCCATCGTCAGAAAGATGGGCTTCCCTGAGATCATCCTCCCAGGTGCCATACGTTTGCATTTTCATCTTTGTAGCTGAATTGTATCTGAAACAATGGGTTGCATACTTTGTAGCTGCCTTTACAGCAGTGACAGTCAATAGATCGTTGTTTAGTATTAACCAACTATTTCTCCTCTAGGATATGTGAGGAACGATATCTATGTCACCTTGCTGCAGGGGGAGTTTGACCGTGGTAAAAAGACGTCACCCAAAAATGTTGAGGTGATGTTGAGTGTACTAGATGACGATGGCAATCTCATGGAGGTAAGGGTGCCGTCCTAACATTTATATGTGCCTCCACCTTTCTTTCTTTAACAATTTTGACCTCAAGGATTGCATGCCGGTCAACTCATGTTTGTTGGTTGACTGTAAGACAACAATGTAGTTCAAGGTTTATTACACAATGACCCAAATTAATTTTTACATGTAATGTATTAAATGGGTGTTCCAATCTTCAAAAAAGTATCCTATGTTTGACTGAAGCTCATTCTGTCCCCTTGAATAGAAAGCAATATTTCCTGGAGCTGGATATGATGGGATCACAGAATACAAGTCTGTAATTTACTACCAAGTCAAGCAGCCGAGCTGGAATGAAACAGTCAAGGTACAGCTCACTTTCCAGCATCCCAGGTGTTTCTATCAGGCCTCTCCTCATGGTGGCTCAAGTTCAGCAATTACTTTCCCAAATCAATTTGGCTCTATAAAATTTAAACCTTTAGAGGAGCTATTGGCAAGGATTGTTTCACTCATACAAAATGCTAGACAGACACCAGACAGGACTTTCTCTGTCTATAATCTTGTCATGAtactctcctcactcctctctcctctcctctcctcactcctctcctcactctcctctcctctcctcactcctctatcccctctcctctcctcactcctctctcctctcctctctcctctcctcaatcctctctcctctcctcactcctctctcctcaaacctctctcctctcctctcctcatccctttATTCTCCCCCTCCAAGGTGACTATTCCTATTGAAGATGTGGGCCGCTGTCATCTCAGGGTGATGTTTCGACACAGATCATCTCAGGACTGTGAGTGACTCACATTTCTAAAACACTCGACACCCAGGCAGCCTGCCCTAACCCTCTGGGAGCTGGTCAGCATGAGTATGAATGTGTTCTTCAGAGTTGGTTGATTGGGTCCTCACTGGCACTGCTGTTTCTCCTTTAGCTAGAGACAAATCAGAGAAGCCATTTGGCATGGCGTTCGTCCGCCTGATGAAAGGAGACGGAACCACGCTGAGAGACGGCAGACATGACCTCATCGTCTACAAGGTGGGACCAGCACACCACTCTGCTACTGtcactagggttgcaaagggagggtttattactggaaacttttgaAGTTTACAAGTAagctaccagaattttggtatctttcaaggaatttatgtaatctatcacaataCACCTAGTTGCACTTTTGgctacttcagattatcacaggtgtctgtaattatctctggccctctgtgtggccttatcacatgtaaaatatatgaaataagGAAATAAGATGATATAAAAATATAAcaacaaagctgtaaaacattagcCTAAATTTAAACCATCAACTtcgtgaataccattggtgtttaatatgagggtttccgCATGAAAaattaagagcgttgggccagtaaccgaaaggtcgatgGTTCGAATCCTGGAGCCGGCAacgtggaaaaatctgccgttctgcccttgagcaaggcagttaacccccaacaacaactgctccccaggcaccgatgacgtggacgtcgattaaggcagcccccggcacctctctgattcagaggggttgggctGAATGCGGAAgccacatttcagttgaatgcattgttgtgcaactgactaggtatcccctttccctatcTACTAGAAACTTGTGGACAATATAGACACAAATAAATGAATACTATATatgcatacataaaaaaaaaaaaaaaagttattccgatataaatatatataaagttATGATAGATTGCTATAGAgtttctgttaattaccaaaattactaaAGATttcggtaactttggtaaattaccggtagctttgcaacccaaGCTTTCACAAACCCTGTATGATGTAGACATCTTGGTGGAAACAGAGGGTTCTGATACATTTGTCTACAGATCTTTCTTTCCCCATAGGGATTATTTTTCATGATCTATGAAATAGTGAAGTAATTATTTTTGAtattttatataaaataaaaagctCCCTGGTCAATGAATATCAAATTACATATCGATGAATATGTTTAAgtatttatatatattatttctCTTAGGTTGACGTGAAGAAGACTGAGGATGCAAAGACATACCTGACTCTGCCAGGCTCCTGGGCTGaagtggaggagaaggagaggcagacagGGAAAACCTTTCAGCATTCAGGAGTCATCCCACTCACCAAGGACAGCTTCCAGATTGGCACTCTCACCTGCTCCACTAAACTCACCCAGAATGGTACTGTAGTAGGACACAATCATCTCTAACAATGTATTAAGAATCAAACCGTCGCTAACAAATAAAATCGAACCAAACGCTTTCTGCACTTCGGCTCGTAATACTAATCAGAGTGGTGTTGACATACTCATCCAAGTTTATATGAAATCCAAGGGTCAGTAAAAGTTAGATGCTGCTGTTCCTCTGCTGTTTTCCAGTGGATCTCCTGGGCCTGTTGAACTGGAGGTCCAACCCTGAAGAGCTGGACCAGAACCTGCAGCGCCTGATGGAGGTCGAGGGAGGGGAGATTGTCAAGGTGAGTCTGACTGCTGCAGAGTTAGCATTCTTAACTGGCTTTACATACAAGGACACCCTAGCCTAATGCATTTGTCTTTTGTGGTCTTAGTTTCTACAGGACACACTTGATGCCCTCTTCAGCATCATGATGGAGACTTCAGAGGAGGATACTTATGACACGCTGCTGTTTAATGCTCTGGTGAGTTCTGGAGTGGTGGGTTAATTACTTGCATTAAGCTATCAGGATTAATGGCATCTGTCATTAATATACCAAAAGACAATTGTGTATATAAGAAATGATTCATGATACAACATTTTCTAGCAGGATTCTATATTACACTGGTTCTTGACTGTGCTCTGCATTTCTTCTAGGTGTTCATAATCACACTGATTGGAGACATCAAGTTCCAGCACTTTAACCCAGTACTGGAGACATACATCAACAAGCACTTCAGTGCCACTCTGGCTTACATGTGAGTCTAGCTCTCTCCTTTCTCATATTTTCCTCTCTACTCCGTTAATTTTTTATTCCTCCTGTTTTGACACCTCTCCACCCATTCAGAATTAATTTATATGTCATTACTGGTATGCCTGAGTTCCCCATTCCATTACTTTTTCAGGAAGCTGACGAAGGTTCTGAATTACTATGTGGGCCATGCAGATGAGCCTGTCCTAACCGAGAGACTGTACTCAGCCCTCAAAGCCCTCAAGTACCTGTTCAGGTTCATTGTGCAGTCCCGGGTCCTCTACCTCAGGTATCATAGCCGTGACCTTCCTTCCTCATACTAATACATTTGGGAGACAATATTAGTTTGTTTGTGAAATGAGCAATGTCCTTCATTTGTTTACTCAGATTCTATGGGACCAGTGAGGATGCTTTCTTCAACTCCATACGGAcactcttcctctccttcaaCACACTCATGGACAGACCGCTGGATGAGGGAGTGAAGATAAAGGTGAGTTGGTTTAGGGGAGAGAAACTGGGATGGACACTTACATGGTACTTCATCTTCTTTAATGCACACTCTGTTAACATGGCATAGCCTGGTAATGCAACATTTGTACAAACTAGCTTACCCTTTCTATGTTTATGGAAGCCTTGTGCTGGCTTCATGAAAGATAGTTGAAGTAAAGGTTTACTTGATAAACTGCAGAAGAACGTTCATTAAAACACTTTCTAGCTGACTAGCGCTGTAAAACACAAAAGCCTTATCCAGTATTTCCCTCATGTTCTTTTTTAAAGACTTTTGAGACCTTCTTGTCTTTTTCAGGGGGCGATACTGAAATACCTACCCACCATCATTAATGACATCAAGAATGTCTTTGATCCTGTGGAGCTCAGGTAACTCCTTGTAATGACGTTTCAACTGTCGAATCTGCAGAAATGATACTATTTCCTGTATAGAAAAATGTCCTTGTCTCTTTCTCTATtttgtcctgtctctctctcactagtGTTCTTTTGACCAAGTTCATCGAGAGCATCCCTGACTCTCAGCTGGTGCGCCAGAAGCTTGGTTGCATGTGTAAGATGGTGGAGAGTGACCTTTTCAAACAGTCAGGTACTGTAGCGCCTCTGGCTCAAACATAACTTTATAAGAATCTCTATTTAAAAACAGAACCACAGGATGACACATTTTAATCGTCTCTATTCCTTTTTGACCCCACAGAGTGTCGAGATGTCCTTTTGCCGCTGGTGACAGACCAGCTGAGTGGGCAGCTGGATGACCACTCCAATAAGCCAGACCACGAGGCCTGTGTTCAGCTGCTCAGCACTGTGCTGGACAACCTGGACCGCAAGGATGTGGTGAGTAGCTAATGGCTACAGCACACATCTATCTCTGCCATTGGAAACACTGAAATCAGTGACATCCCTGACTCTAACTGGATTGGTTTTGATACATTCATTTTTGATCTGACCTGTTTGTCTGTGTCCCAAGGGTCCAACCCGGGGCCATGTCCAGCTGATTATGGAGCGGCTGCTTCGCAGGGTCAATCGCACTGTCATCAGCATGAGCAGAACCTCCACTCTCATTGTAAGTCACATACTCAGTACTCTGAAAGTTCTTCATCTAACTCAAAATAAGAAGTCAGTTATTTTCAATTGTTCAGTTGGTAATTATTTATTCTAAGTTTCCATGTACAAGGCACAGTGCTGAAAAGCTGCTTCTATGCATCCTATAAATAACTTAGCACTTATAAGCATACAACAATGAATGATAGCTTATAATTAGCTTATAAGCATAAAACATGTTATATGTAGGAACCTAAAGTAGTTTTACAACTAAGGTGACTGATGCTCTGTCTTCTCAATGGCAGGGTCATTACCTAGCCTGCATGACTGCCATCTTGAAGCAAATGGATGACATGCACTACACCCACTACATCAGCACCTTCAAGACCAGACAAGACATCATTGTAAGTGGGCCGGCCCACCTCCCCTGCCCTGGGCATGGCTCTTCCTGAATCATCCAGTTGATAGCTGGCATTCAACCGCTGGTGCTTGTAACTGCTCCTGAAGTGATTATTGATTATAGACATTTGATGGGACTGACTTGGAACAACGTGAGGCTCTCCCTGTCCTTGCTTCTTTACTGAGCTGTGTGGGTCTAATATGAGAAATGCTAGGGGATTGCTGTGCATAGTTCAGCATGTTACTAATCGATCGACTTGGTCAGAAACAAAACCCCCACATGTTTGTGCAGACATGAAGATGCATACGTCTAGGTACTTTCAGTACAGGCAAGGTAACTGTTCTCTCCCTGGCCCACTACAGGACTTCCTGATGGAGACATTCATCATGTTTAAGGACCTGATGGGGAACGTTTTCCCCTCTGACTGGATGACCATGAACCTCCTGCAGATTGGGGTGTTTCTGCGGGCCATCAACCAGTACTCTGAGGTCCTCAACATGTACTTCATGGACCAGACCCACTTTGAGCTGCAGGTGGGTCTCCAGTCACCGCCTCCTGATGGGGTGGACAAAAGACATCCATGTCTCTCTGCTAATGTAAACTTCTTTAGCTCAATCATTGTCCCAATGTCTGTGTAAAAAATGATCATATTTTATTTTCAGCTCTGGAACAACTACTTCCACTTGACTGTTGCATTCCTTACCCACAAGTCATTGCAACTGGAATCCTTCTCTCAAGAAAAACGGAATAAAATAGTGAACAAGTATGTCCTTTTCTTCTTTGGTTCAATTAGTTTAATATACGGATTCCCTTAAACTAATAATACTAAATAAAGATTTGCACAGAGAACTGAATTTTATGTATAAGAAATTATGCTGTAAGTAAGTTTGTGTGCATTTGCTCTACTGTATGTAGTATAATTATATGTTGTGGTTACAGGTATGGAGACATGAGGAAGAGCATTGGCTTTAAGATCAGAGATATGTGGTATAATCTTGGTAAGTACCGTCCGGTGGTTGTTATCTCTGTGAGACAGAAGTTCAACAAATGGAGACATCTATATAATGGCCTGTTCAGTGGCAAAAGGCTTTGAGGACAATGTTGTTTTATTGCCTAGTTTCATGGTGGCCTGCTTTTTGTTAACCATTTCATGAGTTTACTGTCCTGTTTGCATGAAAATGGAGGGCCACTTATTGCCCTTTCAAATTAGCTTGTGTGACATTTGCTTCTGACTTTATCCTGTGTGCATCCCTCAGGCCCCCACAAGATGAAGTTCATCCCTGCCATGGTGGGGCCCATCCTGAAGGCTACCCTGGTGCCTGAGCCAGAGCTGAGGAAAGCCACCCTCCCCATCTTCTTTGACATGATGCAGTGTGAGCACAACTTCACTCCCAGCCGCACCTTTAACATGGTGAGATAGCTGCCCACAGTAGTCCTTCCTGTCTGGctttacagtattactgtacAAACAGAGTTTCCCAGCTGTATTTGGCTGAGCAGATTGTTTTTGTCTTTCTGTACCTGTAGTTTGAGAATGAACTGATCACCAAGTTGGATcaggaggtggagggaggccgTGGGGATGAACAGTACAAAATCCTGCTGGAGAAAACGTAAGCACCCTGCCAATAACCCTGCCAATCAGTCAGAGGCTAATGCCTTTTTCTTATTAGTCATACCTCATGGTTTCATAGTCAAGACTTAAATAAGGACTATATAACTCCCTCATTCATTGACATTTTGTATTGTTGGTattgtgtaggctactggagCACTGCCGGAGGCATAGATACCTGTCTCAGTCAGGGGAGGAGCTGGCTCTGCTGCTCAGCAGTCTGCTGGAGAAGCTACTGGCCTACCGCACCATCACACATGACGAGAGCCCTGAGCTCCGCATGAGCTGCACCGTCAACGTCCTGGTACGCCCTTACAGTACATCACTAAGAGGCAGGGGAGCGCCTACCAGGTGCTAACTAACACCTCGGACTGGTTTATGTGGAACTCACACTCTAATCAGAACGATTGAGCCACACTCGCCACCTCAGAATAATATTATATGAAGATGTTATGTTTCTACATTGAACCAATTGATTTTAACCTAAAAAATATTATCAAACATTTGTACAAAAGCTGAGTTTTTCCACTGTTTTTATTCTGGTTGTGACAGAACTTCTACAAGGAGAAGAAGCGGGAAGACATTTACATTC
The DNA window shown above is from Coregonus clupeaformis isolate EN_2021a chromosome 18, ASM2061545v1, whole genome shotgun sequence and carries:
- the LOC121530859 gene encoding dedicator of cytokinesis protein 5 isoform X1; this translates as MTRWIPTKKEKYGVAIYNYDSRGEQELSLQVGDTVHILETFEGWYRGHTLRDKSQKGIFPASYIHLKEAKVEGTGQQEIVIPGDLPLVLELGATLREWAQIWHNLYVNNKTTLFRNVQQMAYCLIEYRSQIVSGTLPKDDLVELRKKVTAKIDYGNRILGLDLVVRDDAGNTLDPDCTSTVSLFRAFETASRSIDDRIQEEKTRLQNLEMRRQSLFSTVHTYSLFVNLKNFVCNIGEDAELLMSLYDPDQSEFISENFLVRWDSMGMPKEIEKLNNLPALFTDLSSSDLIRPRLFLVCQIIRVGSMELKEGKKHTGGLRRPFGVAVMDITDIAHGKADDEEKQHFIPFQQIAMETYIRQRQLIISPLLPSRVIGENEPLTAVFNKVINTREVNHKGQGLFVTLKLLPGDLSQVRKDYPHFVDRTTAIVRKMGFPEIILPGYVRNDIYVTLLQGEFDRGKKTSPKNVEVMLSVLDDDGNLMEKAIFPGAGYDGITEYKSVIYYQVKQPSWNETVKVTIPIEDVGRCHLRVMFRHRSSQDSRDKSEKPFGMAFVRLMKGDGTTLRDGRHDLIVYKVDVKKTEDAKTYLTLPGSWAEVEEKERQTGKTFQHSGVIPLTKDSFQIGTLTCSTKLTQNVDLLGLLNWRSNPEELDQNLQRLMEVEGGEIVKFLQDTLDALFSIMMETSEEDTYDTLLFNALVFIITLIGDIKFQHFNPVLETYINKHFSATLAYMKLTKVLNYYVGHADEPVLTERLYSALKALKYLFRFIVQSRVLYLRFYGTSEDAFFNSIRTLFLSFNTLMDRPLDEGVKIKGAILKYLPTIINDIKNVFDPVELSVLLTKFIESIPDSQLVRQKLGCMCKMVESDLFKQSECRDVLLPLVTDQLSGQLDDHSNKPDHEACVQLLSTVLDNLDRKDVGPTRGHVQLIMERLLRRVNRTVISMSRTSTLIGHYLACMTAILKQMDDMHYTHYISTFKTRQDIIDFLMETFIMFKDLMGNVFPSDWMTMNLLQIGVFLRAINQYSEVLNMYFMDQTHFELQLWNNYFHLTVAFLTHKSLQLESFSQEKRNKIVNKYGDMRKSIGFKIRDMWYNLGPHKMKFIPAMVGPILKATLVPEPELRKATLPIFFDMMQCEHNFTPSRTFNMFENELITKLDQEVEGGRGDEQYKILLEKTLLEHCRRHRYLSQSGEELALLLSSLLEKLLAYRTITHDESPELRMSCTVNVLNFYKEKKREDIYIRYLYKLRDLHLVCENYTEAAYTLLLHAELLEWSDKPCAPHLIPGHGKHVWTQQELKERLFQEIICNLDKGKMWEKAIEMGKQLAKMHENQMFDFMELSQLLKQQAQFYENIMHAMRPQPEYFAVGYYGLGFPTFLRNKVFIYRGKEYEWLEDFSLKLLSQFPNAARMTSTAPPGDNICNSQGQHIQCFTVKPVLTVPTQFKDKGVPEQILNYYRTNEVDQFQYSRPFRKGAKDPDNEFATMWIERTTYITTYHFPGILKWFEVKSISVEEISPLQNAVETMEMANEKLSNLVQQQACDSSTSVHPLSMMLNGIVDPAVMGGYSNYEKAFFTDTYMHEHPDDLESIEVLKHLIALQIPLLADGIRIHGEKSTEQLKPLHNRLLTCFSDLRERVEKHYGVITLPCSLTERKKSRVGSVVMPYILSSTLRRMSTVSILSTTSSGLSSGSTSSDGPSRPSSSQDSLLSRDTANDRRASMLSRSEDDNRIGRKNRKEWSVSKSQVLVERQTDIDEQTLPEKPQRPKSLQFGDRRLTLSLFQGASSQLSLGNPLSPLPASPHTPHSSNYSSLPGDNNATTDTPGTPPPMPPKKHPHEMFDISQNSLEFHPPLPQKIDSKPPPPPPKTRKSMFPGSYENNPQ